In a single window of the Terriglobales bacterium genome:
- a CDS encoding peroxiredoxin yields the protein MEPLRMPRINEPAPDFEAKTTHGVLRLSDFTGKGKWVVLFSHPADFTPVCTTEFVEFARRSADFERRNVQLIGNSIDSVYSHIAWVRDIEQKFAVKVTFPVVADLDQKVARAFGMVHEAVSDTAAVRAVFVIDPKQTVRALIYYPLSLGRNVDEIVRIVDALQTADANACATPANWKPGEPVIVPAPVTQQAAAERAAAAGGLDVKDWYFSKKSLAEAAKK from the coding sequence ATGGAACCTCTTCGCATGCCCCGCATCAACGAGCCCGCCCCCGACTTCGAGGCCAAGACCACGCACGGCGTGCTGCGCCTCAGCGATTTCACCGGCAAGGGGAAGTGGGTCGTCCTGTTCTCGCACCCCGCGGACTTCACCCCCGTCTGCACCACCGAGTTCGTCGAGTTCGCCCGCCGCTCCGCCGACTTCGAGCGCCGCAACGTGCAGCTCATCGGCAACTCCATCGACAGCGTCTACTCGCACATCGCCTGGGTGCGCGACATCGAGCAGAAGTTCGCCGTCAAGGTCACCTTCCCGGTCGTCGCCGACCTCGACCAGAAAGTGGCCCGCGCCTTCGGCATGGTGCATGAGGCCGTCTCTGATACCGCCGCGGTCCGCGCTGTCTTCGTCATCGACCCTAAGCAGACCGTGCGCGCGCTCATCTATTACCCGCTCTCGCTCGGCCGCAACGTCGACGAGATCGTGCGCATCGTCGACGCGCTCCAGACCGCCGACGCCAACGCCTGCGCCACGCCCGCCAACTGGAAGCCGGGCGAGCCCGTCATCGTGCCCGCCCCCGTCACGCAGCAGGCCGCCGCCGAACGCGCCGCCGCCGCCGGCGGCCTCGACGTGAAAGATTGGTACTTCAGTAAGAAGTCCTTGGCTGAGGCTGCGAAGAAGTGA
- a CDS encoding ABC transporter ATP-binding protein, producing MSSSAIPQPAKPKKPKVSWRAALPEIWALMAPRKGLLAMGFVLMVINRVAGLVLPYSMRYVVDNVVIHRQQQLLGPIVGVVLLATVIQGITSYTLTQTLSKAAQRLIAELRLKVQHHVGRLPVAYYDSNKSGVLVSRIMTDVEGVRNLIGTGLVDFIGGLVTAAIALVMLMQLSARMTSFALVFMAIFALALAKAFGTMRPIFRERGKINAEVTGRLTESLGGVRVVKGYHAEEREHGVFGAGVQRLLDNVLKTLTAVSIMTLSSSVLIGVIGAAVMYFGARQGLAGTMTPGQLLTYIMLLGFMAVPLFGVVNVGTQITEAVAGLERTRELLNEKPEDTDPRRVVSLPGIEGRIEFREVVFEYDQGKPVLQEVSFVSNPGTVTALVGSSGSGKSTIIGLVAAFHVPLAGQVLVDGTDLATVRLESYRTHLGVVLQDSFLFDGTIRENIRFSKPEATEEDVLRACRIARVDEFAERFPNGYDTIIGERGVKLSGGQRQRVSIARAVLADPRILILDEATSSLDSESEQLIQEGLAYLMKGRTTFVIAHRLSTIRRADQILVVESGRIVERGRHEQLYAAGGRYRELYDKQHGLEANLFLAPGEGDTVEEEAAAGGARETAIDPLRIIRGS from the coding sequence ATGAGCAGCTCCGCCATCCCGCAGCCTGCCAAGCCCAAGAAACCCAAAGTGAGCTGGCGCGCCGCCCTGCCCGAGATCTGGGCGCTGATGGCGCCGCGCAAAGGGCTGCTCGCGATGGGCTTCGTGCTGATGGTGATCAACCGCGTGGCGGGGCTGGTGCTGCCGTACTCGATGCGCTACGTGGTGGACAACGTGGTGATCCACCGGCAGCAGCAGCTGCTGGGGCCGATCGTGGGCGTGGTGCTGCTGGCGACGGTGATCCAGGGCATCACGTCGTACACGCTGACGCAGACGCTGTCGAAGGCGGCGCAGCGACTGATCGCGGAGCTGCGGCTGAAGGTGCAGCACCACGTGGGGCGGCTGCCGGTGGCCTACTACGACTCGAACAAGAGCGGCGTGCTGGTGTCGCGCATCATGACGGACGTGGAGGGCGTGCGGAACCTGATCGGCACGGGGCTGGTGGATTTCATCGGGGGGCTGGTCACCGCGGCCATCGCGCTGGTCATGCTGATGCAACTGAGCGCGCGGATGACGTCGTTCGCGCTGGTCTTCATGGCGATCTTCGCGCTCGCGCTGGCAAAGGCGTTCGGGACGATGCGGCCGATCTTCCGCGAGCGGGGCAAGATCAACGCCGAGGTGACGGGGCGGCTGACCGAGTCGCTGGGCGGCGTGCGCGTGGTGAAGGGGTATCACGCGGAGGAGCGGGAGCACGGCGTGTTCGGCGCGGGCGTGCAGCGGCTGCTCGACAACGTGCTGAAGACGCTGACCGCGGTCTCGATCATGACGCTCTCCTCGAGCGTGCTGATCGGGGTGATCGGGGCGGCGGTGATGTACTTCGGCGCGCGCCAGGGGCTGGCGGGCACGATGACGCCGGGCCAGCTGCTGACCTACATCATGCTGCTCGGGTTCATGGCGGTGCCGCTGTTCGGCGTGGTCAACGTGGGCACGCAGATCACCGAGGCGGTCGCCGGGCTGGAGCGGACGCGCGAGCTGCTCAACGAGAAGCCAGAAGACACGGACCCGCGGCGCGTGGTCTCGCTGCCGGGGATCGAAGGGCGCATCGAGTTCCGCGAGGTGGTGTTCGAATACGACCAGGGCAAGCCGGTGCTGCAGGAGGTCTCGTTCGTCTCGAACCCGGGGACGGTGACGGCGCTGGTAGGGTCGTCGGGCTCGGGGAAATCGACCATCATCGGGCTGGTGGCGGCGTTCCACGTGCCGCTGGCGGGGCAGGTGCTGGTGGACGGCACCGACCTGGCGACGGTGCGGCTGGAGTCCTATCGCACGCACCTCGGCGTGGTGCTGCAGGACTCGTTCCTGTTCGATGGGACGATCCGGGAGAACATTCGTTTCTCGAAGCCGGAGGCGACGGAGGAAGACGTGCTGCGCGCGTGCCGCATCGCGCGCGTCGACGAGTTCGCGGAGCGCTTCCCCAACGGCTACGACACCATCATCGGGGAGCGCGGCGTGAAGTTGTCGGGCGGGCAGCGGCAGCGCGTCTCGATCGCACGCGCGGTGCTGGCCGACCCGCGCATCCTGATCCTGGATGAAGCGACGTCGAGCCTGGACTCGGAGTCGGAGCAGCTCATCCAGGAAGGCCTGGCGTACCTGATGAAGGGGCGGACGACGTTCGTGATCGCGCACCGGCTCTCGACCATCCGTCGGGCGGACCAGATCCTGGTGGTGGAGTCAGGCAGGATCGTGGAACGCGGCAGGCACGAGCAACTGTATGCCGCCGGCGGCCGCTATCGCGAACTCTACGACAAGCAGCACGGGCTGGAGGCGAACCTGTTTCTGGCGCCGGGCGAGGGTGACACGGTGGAGGAGGAGGCGGCGGCGGGCGGAGCGCGCGAGACGGCGATCGATCCGCTGCGCATCATCCGGGGAAGTTAG
- a CDS encoding ABC transporter ATP-binding protein has protein sequence MPAIIQTENVTKVYRVGKVEVPALRGVTFAVERGEFVSIVGPSGSGKSTLFYLLGGLTRATTGKVIIDGEDFAQLSDAERTRLRKRRIGFVFQKFNLLPTLDARANIQIAHDIAGGNGELDQKYLDKILEMLGLTGRLDHRPSELSGGEQQRVALARALINRPAIILADEPTGNLDSKNSDVVLKMLRQSNQELGQTVLMITHNPEAATVGDRIIHMRDGSIVKPEEDPQWVHH, from the coding sequence ATGCCTGCCATCATCCAGACCGAGAACGTGACGAAGGTGTACCGCGTGGGCAAGGTGGAGGTGCCGGCGCTGCGCGGGGTGACGTTCGCGGTGGAGCGCGGGGAGTTCGTCTCGATCGTGGGGCCGTCGGGGTCGGGCAAGTCCACGCTGTTCTACCTGCTGGGCGGGCTGACGCGGGCGACCACGGGGAAGGTCATCATCGACGGCGAGGATTTCGCGCAGCTCTCCGACGCGGAGCGGACGCGGCTGCGGAAGCGGCGCATCGGGTTCGTCTTCCAGAAGTTCAACCTGCTGCCGACGCTGGACGCGCGCGCGAACATCCAGATCGCGCACGACATCGCGGGCGGCAACGGCGAACTGGACCAGAAGTATCTCGATAAGATCCTGGAGATGCTGGGGCTGACGGGGCGGCTGGACCACCGGCCGAGCGAACTGAGCGGGGGCGAGCAGCAGCGGGTGGCGCTGGCGCGCGCGCTCATCAACCGGCCGGCGATCATCCTGGCAGACGAGCCGACCGGGAACCTGGACTCGAAGAACTCCGACGTGGTGCTGAAGATGTTGCGGCAGTCGAACCAGGAGCTGGGGCAGACGGTGCTGATGATCACGCACAACCCGGAGGCCGCGACCGTGGGCGACCGGATCATCCACATGCGCGACGGTTCGATCGTGAAGCCGGAAGAGGACCCGCAGTGGGTCCACCACTAG
- a CDS encoding response regulator yields the protein MKPKRTILCVDDNEQSLSIRKVMLETRGYRVVTCANGREALAVFERGGIDLVLSDLVMPDLDGTELIERVKTLSPETPAILFSGKIKVYERDTRADIFLPKGMYAPAELLERIRLLLVRKRGPKKGVARVQAAVQPRRIASA from the coding sequence ATGAAGCCGAAGAGGACGATCCTCTGCGTCGATGACAACGAACAATCCCTCTCCATCCGAAAAGTGATGCTGGAAACGCGGGGATACCGGGTGGTGACGTGCGCGAACGGGCGGGAGGCGCTGGCGGTGTTCGAGCGCGGCGGCATCGACCTGGTGCTGAGCGACCTGGTGATGCCCGACCTGGACGGCACCGAGCTGATCGAGCGGGTGAAGACGCTCTCGCCGGAGACGCCGGCGATCCTGTTCTCGGGGAAGATCAAGGTGTACGAGCGCGACACGCGCGCCGACATCTTCCTGCCAAAGGGGATGTACGCGCCGGCGGAGCTGCTGGAGCGCATCCGGCTGCTGCTGGTGCGGAAGCGCGGGCCGAAGAAGGGCGTGGCCCGGGTGCAGGCGGCGGTGCAGCCGCGGAGGATCGCGAGCGCGTAG
- a CDS encoding PhzF family phenazine biosynthesis protein: MSYERRFPFRQLDVFTAQPLQGNQLAVITDARGLSDADMQLLAREMNLSETTFVFPRDFATERQHGIKTRIFTVAEELPFAGHPTLGTAFALHGPDRRAGEASGKFRVYGHENRIELDLKVGKVPVEFSFQEGMLFGEMTQPEPEFGNVLKPEDVAPVAGLEVADLERGLPIQTVSTGLPFAIVPVKSVEALGKVSLDWKKADGYLGRTDAKFLYFVTPGGVDGARPKMRARMIFYNGEDPATGSAAGCCAAWMVRHGVAKPDEQVLIEQGVEMKRTSHMYVRAGKSTEGDRVVNVRVGGTVVEVMQGEVFL, translated from the coding sequence GTGTCGTACGAGCGCCGTTTTCCCTTCCGCCAGCTCGACGTGTTCACCGCCCAACCATTGCAGGGGAACCAGCTCGCGGTCATCACGGACGCGCGCGGGCTCTCGGACGCCGACATGCAGTTGCTGGCGCGGGAGATGAACCTGTCGGAGACGACGTTCGTGTTCCCGCGGGACTTCGCGACCGAGCGGCAGCACGGGATCAAGACGCGCATCTTCACGGTGGCGGAGGAGCTGCCGTTCGCGGGACATCCGACGCTGGGGACGGCGTTCGCGCTGCACGGGCCGGACCGGCGCGCGGGAGAAGCGAGCGGCAAGTTCCGCGTGTACGGTCACGAGAACAGGATCGAGCTCGACCTGAAGGTCGGCAAGGTGCCGGTGGAGTTCAGCTTCCAGGAAGGGATGCTGTTCGGGGAGATGACGCAACCGGAGCCGGAGTTCGGCAACGTGCTGAAACCAGAGGACGTAGCGCCGGTGGCGGGGCTGGAGGTGGCGGACCTGGAGCGCGGGCTGCCGATCCAGACGGTGTCGACCGGGCTGCCGTTCGCGATCGTGCCGGTGAAGTCGGTGGAGGCGCTGGGAAAGGTCTCGCTGGATTGGAAGAAGGCGGACGGGTACTTGGGGCGGACGGACGCGAAGTTCCTGTACTTCGTGACGCCGGGCGGCGTGGACGGGGCGCGGCCGAAGATGCGGGCGCGGATGATCTTCTACAACGGCGAGGACCCGGCGACGGGGTCGGCGGCGGGCTGCTGCGCGGCGTGGATGGTGCGGCACGGCGTGGCGAAGCCGGATGAGCAGGTGCTGATCGAGCAGGGCGTGGAGATGAAGCGGACGTCGCACATGTACGTGCGCGCGGGAAAATCCACAGAAGGTGACCGCGTCGTCAACGTGCGCGTGGGCGGCACTGTCGTAGAAGTGATGCAAGGTGAGGTTTTCCTCTGA
- a CDS encoding SUMF1/EgtB/PvdO family nonheme iron enzyme, giving the protein MTAPALPTTSLFTEPTLVPIPAGWFTMGHAKGLDCERPPHRVWVDAFLLASCQVTNAEYARFLGSTGAAAPPFMDKPEFSGPRQPVVGVSWFEAVAYCEWLAAKSGRGVIRQYRLPTEAEWERAARGGREGELFPWGDEPPQSLPGYSARWRSGPEPVGDSPKNGFGLHEMCENVHEWCADWYGAEYYAHSPERNPKGPESGTRRASRGGSWRHHVKTSHCHTRSSIPPGMQYADYGFRVACDSGVAG; this is encoded by the coding sequence ATGACAGCACCCGCCCTGCCAACGACTTCGCTGTTCACAGAACCGACGCTCGTCCCGATCCCCGCGGGGTGGTTCACGATGGGGCACGCGAAGGGACTGGACTGCGAGCGGCCGCCGCATCGGGTGTGGGTGGACGCGTTCCTGCTGGCGAGCTGCCAAGTGACGAACGCGGAGTACGCTCGGTTTCTCGGAAGCACGGGGGCGGCGGCGCCTCCATTCATGGACAAGCCGGAGTTCAGCGGGCCGCGTCAGCCCGTGGTGGGAGTGTCATGGTTTGAGGCCGTGGCGTACTGCGAATGGCTGGCGGCGAAGAGCGGCCGGGGCGTCATTCGACAATATCGCCTGCCGACAGAGGCCGAATGGGAGCGTGCGGCGCGGGGCGGGCGCGAGGGCGAGCTGTTTCCCTGGGGCGATGAGCCGCCGCAGTCGTTGCCCGGCTACAGCGCGCGCTGGCGCAGCGGGCCGGAGCCGGTGGGCGATTCCCCAAAGAACGGCTTCGGGCTGCATGAGATGTGCGAGAACGTGCACGAGTGGTGCGCGGACTGGTACGGCGCGGAGTACTACGCGCATTCGCCGGAGCGGAATCCGAAGGGGCCGGAAAGCGGGACGCGTCGGGCCTCACGCGGCGGCTCGTGGCGGCATCACGTGAAGACGTCGCACTGCCACACGCGGTCGAGCATCCCGCCGGGGATGCAGTACGCGGACTACGGGTTTCGCGTGGCGTGCGACAGCGGCGTCGCCGGCTGA